The Armatimonadota bacterium genome includes the window ACTGGGCCGAAGCCGCCGTGCGCCGGAGCGTCTCCATCGACGAAGAGCAGGCGGTGAAACTCCGCGTCGTCGACCTGGTCGCCCCGAACACCGAGGCCCTGCTGGCCGCCGTCCACGGCCGGACGGTGGAGACCGCCGCCGGCACCGTCGCCCTGGCCACCCGGGGCGCGGACGTTCGCACGGTGCACATGGACCTCCGCGAGCGGTTCCTCGACCTGCTGAGCGATCCCAACATCGGTCTCATCCTCATGACCATCGCCATCTACGGGATCATCTTCGAACTGAGCAACCCCGGGGCGATCCTGCCCGGCGTCGTGGGGGCGATCGCCCTGGTCCTGGCCCTGGCCTCCTTCGCCATCCTCCAGGTCAACGCCGCGGGGCTGCTGCTTATCGCGCTCAGCGTCGTCTTCTTCATCGCCGACATCAAGGTCCCCGGACACGGCGTGCTGACGGTGGGCGGCATCCTGGCCTTCCTGTTCGGCGCGTTGCTCCTGACCGAGCGGCAGGCGCCGTTTCTGCGGGTGTCGTTCCAGCTCGCCGCCTTCATCGCCGTGCTCACCGGCGCCTTCTTCCTGTTCGCCGTCGGCGCCGGCATCCGGGCGCAGCGGGCGCGGGCCCGGATGGGCAGCGAGACCCTGATCGGCGCCGAGGGCGTCGCGCGCACCGAGGTCGGCCGGGAGGGCCTGGTCTACGTCGCAGGCGAGATGTGGACGGCGACGGCGGAGGCCGAACCCATTCCGGAGGGATCCCGGGTCGTTGTCGTCGGCGTGGAGGGGCTGCGCCTGCGGGTGCGGCCTGCGGGGAGATGACCGCGCCCCGGCCGCGGGCCGTCCGCACCACGTCTCCTGCGGAAACCGAAGGCCTCGGCCGGTGCCTGGGAGCGTTGCTGCGGGCCGGAGATGTCGTAGCCCTCTCCGGCGACCTCGGTGCGGGGAAGACGGTCCTGGCCCGGGGGATCGCCGAGGGAGCGGGGACCCGGGGGCACATCGCCAGTCCCACCTTCACGCTCATCCGGGAATACCACGGACCGGTGGTCGTCTACCACGCCGACCTGTTCCGGCTCGACGAGCCGGCCCAGCTGGCGGACGTCGGATTGGAAGAGGTCCTGGACGGCGCCGGCGTGACCATCATCGAGTGGGCGGAGAAGGCCCGGGCCCTGCTCCCGGCGGAATACCTGGGGATCGAGATCCGCTTCACCGACCAGGAGGAGGTCAGGGAGATCCTTCTCGTCCCCTACGGCGCGCGCTACGAGGCGATGGTCGGCCGCCTCCTGGGACGGCAGGGAGAGCGTGATGCGCATCCTGGCGATTGAGACCGCCACCGCGGAAGGCAGCGTGGCCCTGCTGGAGGGCGATCGGGTGCTGCGACAGGTCGTGGCCTCCGTGCCGCAGCGCCACCTGGAGTGGCTGGCGCCGGCCATCGACCAGGCCCTGCAGGCGGTCGGATGGCGCCCGGCGGAGGTGCAGGCCGTGGCGGTCTCGCGCGGGCCGGGCACCTTCACGGGGGTGCGCATCGGCGTGGCCACGGCCGCGGCCTGGGCGCGCGCCACGGGCATTCCCCTCGTGGCCGTCTCCACCCTGGAAACGCTGGCGGCCGGGGTGGAGGAGGGAGGGCTGATCTGTCCGGTGCTGGATGCGCGAAGAGGAGAGGTGGTCGGCGCGCTGTTCGAAGGCGACGGTGCGCTGCGGCGCGTGACGGAGGATTTCGTCGTCCCCGTGGAGGCGCTGCTGGCGGAGCTGCCGAAAGATCGCTCCGTGGTCTTGGCCGGCGACGCCCTGGCGCGCTACGGGGAGGTGCTGCGCGCGCATCCGCAGGTCCGCCTGGCGCGGGCCGACCGCTGGGTCCCCCGCGCGGCCACGACCGGACGCCTGGCCTTGACCCGGCTCCTCAGAGGCGAACATGACGATCCCTATCGGGTGGTGCCCACCTACGCCCGGCCGGCCCCCGTGGCGGTGAGCCGGGCGTGAAGCAGATCACGCGCGTCCAGCTGCGGCCGATGACGGTGGACGACATCCCGCGCGTCCTGGAGATCGAGCGCCAGTCATTCCGCACCCCCTGGCCCAGCGACGCCTACTTCCACGAGCTGAAGGAGAACCGCCTGGCGGCGTAC containing:
- a CDS encoding nodulation protein NfeD, which encodes MRRIPRGAVLVGLLVGLCAGVVLATPPAPPILRIRIDGVIAPSSARYLVRAIREAERIGARALLVELNTPGGLMKSMDEITGAMLNARVPILVYISPSGARAASAGVFITYAANIAAMAPATRIGAAHPVGVGPPGGEEDRTSMDKVVNDAVAGLRAIARRRGRNADWAEAAVRRSVSIDEEQAVKLRVVDLVAPNTEALLAAVHGRTVETAAGTVALATRGADVRTVHMDLRERFLDLLSDPNIGLILMTIAIYGIIFELSNPGAILPGVVGAIALVLALASFAILQVNAAGLLLIALSVVFFIADIKVPGHGVLTVGGILAFLFGALLLTERQAPFLRVSFQLAAFIAVLTGAFFLFAVGAGIRAQRARARMGSETLIGAEGVARTEVGREGLVYVAGEMWTATAEAEPIPEGSRVVVVGVEGLRLRVRPAGR
- the tsaE gene encoding tRNA (adenosine(37)-N6)-threonylcarbamoyltransferase complex ATPase subunit type 1 TsaE is translated as MTAPRPRAVRTTSPAETEGLGRCLGALLRAGDVVALSGDLGAGKTVLARGIAEGAGTRGHIASPTFTLIREYHGPVVVYHADLFRLDEPAQLADVGLEEVLDGAGVTIIEWAEKARALLPAEYLGIEIRFTDQEEVREILLVPYGARYEAMVGRLLGRQGERDAHPGD
- the tsaB gene encoding tRNA (adenosine(37)-N6)-threonylcarbamoyltransferase complex dimerization subunit type 1 TsaB; this translates as MRILAIETATAEGSVALLEGDRVLRQVVASVPQRHLEWLAPAIDQALQAVGWRPAEVQAVAVSRGPGTFTGVRIGVATAAAWARATGIPLVAVSTLETLAAGVEEGGLICPVLDARRGEVVGALFEGDGALRRVTEDFVVPVEALLAELPKDRSVVLAGDALARYGEVLRAHPQVRLARADRWVPRAATTGRLALTRLLRGEHDDPYRVVPTYARPAPVAVSRA